A stretch of Desulfotalea psychrophila LSv54 DNA encodes these proteins:
- a CDS encoding peptidase U32 family protein gives MNENKSHKAVCPAIPELLVPAGNYEKLVTAVHYGADAIYLGGKDFSLRAKAGNFSENAMQAGLDYAHRHGVKVYITANIIAHNRDFSELDEYLLGLEKLGVDGLIISDPGILRRAQAVVPSLPIHLSTQANVTNSGSAAFWFEQGASRLNLARELSLKEITEIREENRGELEVFVHGALCISYSGRCMLSNYLTGRDANQGSCAHPCRYSYSLVEEKRPGEFFPVEEDERGTYIFNSKDLCLLEKLPQLVAAGVDSLKIEGRMKSIFYVGGVVRIYRAALDYLATLPAEAWADPEEIRLPEHLLMEIARTGTRGQTENFIIDRPGSAEMLYNHTRLDQEWEPVAVVRRVEEDVLVELRNPLELGDEIEYMGRDDRNYPLTVRTMTNEKGEEISRGNPGNRLFLQTEPPLAELAEEVAILRRQKR, from the coding sequence ATGAATGAAAATAAAAGTCATAAAGCCGTTTGTCCTGCCATTCCGGAACTTCTTGTCCCCGCGGGTAACTATGAAAAATTAGTGACAGCCGTACATTATGGTGCCGACGCCATTTATCTTGGTGGCAAGGACTTTAGTCTACGGGCCAAGGCCGGTAATTTTAGTGAAAATGCCATGCAGGCAGGACTTGACTATGCCCATCGGCATGGGGTGAAGGTCTATATCACCGCAAATATAATTGCCCACAACAGAGATTTTTCTGAACTGGACGAGTACTTGTTGGGCCTGGAGAAACTGGGCGTTGATGGTTTGATTATTTCAGACCCTGGTATTTTAAGGCGGGCCCAGGCAGTTGTCCCCTCCCTGCCCATTCATCTCTCCACCCAGGCTAATGTGACCAACTCAGGTTCTGCAGCCTTCTGGTTTGAGCAGGGAGCCTCCCGCCTCAATCTGGCTCGTGAACTCTCTCTTAAGGAGATCACCGAGATACGGGAGGAAAATAGGGGCGAGCTTGAGGTGTTTGTCCACGGGGCCCTCTGTATTTCCTATTCCGGTCGTTGTATGCTCTCCAATTATTTGACCGGTCGTGATGCCAATCAGGGAAGCTGTGCCCATCCCTGTCGCTACAGCTATTCACTTGTAGAGGAAAAACGACCTGGTGAATTTTTTCCGGTGGAAGAGGATGAGCGTGGCACCTATATCTTTAACTCCAAGGATCTCTGTCTGCTGGAAAAACTGCCTCAGCTGGTGGCGGCGGGGGTGGATTCCCTCAAGATAGAGGGGCGGATGAAGTCAATTTTTTATGTGGGGGGGGTTGTTCGCATCTACCGGGCTGCCCTCGATTATCTGGCGACCCTACCTGCTGAAGCCTGGGCCGATCCCGAAGAGATACGTCTGCCGGAGCATCTCCTTATGGAGATAGCACGTACCGGTACCCGGGGGCAGACGGAAAATTTTATCATTGATAGGCCGGGCAGTGCTGAAATGCTTTATAATCATACCCGTCTTGATCAGGAGTGGGAACCCGTTGCCGTTGTCCGTCGGGTGGAGGAGGATGTGCTTGTTGAACTGCGTAATCCTCTGGAACTCGGTGATGAGATTGAATATATGGGGCGGGATGATAGAAACTATCCGCTGACTGTTCGGACCATGACAAATGAAAAGGGTGAAGAGATCAGTCGGGGTAATCCTGGTAATCGTCTCTTTTTGCAAACAGAACCACCTCTGGCCGAGTTGGCTGAAGAGGTGGCTATTCTTCGTCGGCAAAAACGTTAA
- the mnmA gene encoding tRNA 2-thiouridine(34) synthase MnmA, translating into MIKNITGIAMSGGVDSTATAILQKQKGPVLGFFMKLNQPDYETQRDRVSQIAQKLDIKLEIIDLTEEFQEYVLKYFSASYFKGLTPNPCIICNKEIKFGLFQQAILRQGVERIATGHYAQIHKTAAGYQLHKGVDPHKDQSYFLSRLSQEQLAHSIFPLGGMHKGAIYDLVEAHGFHDFRGTESQDVCFLEQDNVVDFLEQTAEFSASSGNIVMNDGKILGKHKGLHRYTVGQRRGLGISYPVPLYVINLDVKNNNVIVGENEQLFHKTMAISDIHWISQPEREDLLHASVHIRSTHKGAQASVILKENNRASVIFDEPQRAITPGQFATIYKDTQVLGSGVIL; encoded by the coding sequence ATGATTAAAAATATTACTGGTATTGCCATGAGCGGTGGCGTTGATTCCACAGCTACCGCCATCCTGCAAAAACAAAAGGGCCCGGTCCTTGGCTTTTTCATGAAACTTAACCAACCCGACTACGAAACACAGAGGGACAGGGTTTCACAAATTGCTCAAAAGCTAGATATCAAACTAGAGATTATTGATCTGACAGAAGAGTTTCAAGAGTATGTGCTTAAATACTTCTCTGCCAGCTATTTTAAGGGACTCACCCCCAATCCCTGCATCATCTGCAATAAAGAAATAAAATTTGGTCTTTTCCAGCAGGCCATCCTCAGGCAAGGTGTAGAGAGAATAGCCACGGGCCACTATGCCCAAATACACAAAACAGCAGCGGGCTATCAATTACATAAGGGTGTAGATCCCCATAAGGATCAGTCCTACTTTCTCTCCCGCCTCAGCCAGGAACAACTCGCCCACAGCATATTTCCCTTGGGCGGAATGCATAAGGGTGCTATCTACGATCTGGTGGAGGCACATGGCTTTCACGATTTCAGAGGCACAGAGAGCCAGGATGTCTGTTTTTTAGAGCAGGACAATGTCGTCGATTTCCTTGAACAGACAGCGGAATTTTCCGCCTCATCGGGAAACATCGTCATGAACGATGGCAAGATACTGGGCAAGCATAAAGGTCTACACCGATACACAGTGGGACAGCGTCGAGGCCTTGGCATATCCTATCCGGTTCCCCTCTATGTCATCAACCTCGATGTCAAAAACAACAATGTCATCGTTGGAGAAAACGAGCAACTCTTTCACAAAACAATGGCAATCTCCGATATCCACTGGATTAGCCAACCAGAGCGTGAAGACCTGCTCCATGCCAGCGTCCATATCCGCTCCACCCATAAAGGCGCCCAGGCCTCGGTAATATTAAAAGAGAACAACCGAGCCAGCGTTATTTTTGATGAGCCACAAAGGGCTATCACCCCCGGCCAATTTGCCACAATCTACAAAGACACCCAGGTCCTTGGCTCTGGGGTTATTCTCTAG